Proteins encoded in a region of the Phaenicophaeus curvirostris isolate KB17595 chromosome 20, BPBGC_Pcur_1.0, whole genome shotgun sequence genome:
- the LHX3 gene encoding LIM/homeobox protein Lhx3, which produces MLLERVRAGSEKAAELCSFPRSPEIPLCAGCNQHIVDRFILKVLDRHWHSKCLKCSDCQTQLAEKCFSRGDGVYCKEDFFKRFGTKCAACQQGIPPTQVVRRAQDFVYHLHCFACIVCKRQLATGDEFYLMEDSRLVCKADYETAKQREAESTAKRPRTTITAKQLETLKNAYNNSPKPARHVREQLSSETGLDMRVVQVWFQNRRAKEKRLKKDAGRQRWGQYFRNMKRSRGTSKSDKDSIQEEGPDSDAEVSFTDEPSMSEMSHSNGIYSNLNEASPALGRQAGTNGSFALDHSGIPAQDQYHDLRSNSPYGIPQSPASLQALPGHQPLISSLVYPDNGLGIMGQSGQGVPQSMRVLAGNGPSSDLSTGSSGGYPDFPASPASWLDEVDHAQF; this is translated from the exons ATGCTGCTGGAACGGGTCCGCGCCGGCTCGGAGAAGGCAGCGGAGCTTTGCTCCTTCCCGCGGAGCCCAG AGATCCCGCTGTGCGCCGGCTGCAACCAGCACATCGTGGACAGGTTCATCCTGAAGGTCCTGGACCGGCACTGGCACAGCAAGTGCCTGAAATGCTCCGACTGCCAGACGCAGCTGGCCGAGAAGTGCTTCAGCCGCGGGGACGGCGTCTACTGCAAGGAGGACTTCTTCAA GCGCTTCGGGACCAAGTGCGCCGCCTGCCAGCAGGGCATCCCCCCGACCCAGGTGGTTCGTCGGGCCCAGGACTTCGTTTACCACCTGCACTGCTTCGCCTGCATCGTCTGCAAACGGCAGCTGGCCACCGGCGACGAGTTCTACCTCATGGAGGACAGCAGGCTGGTCTGCAAGGCGGACTACGAGACGGCCAAGCAGAGAG AGGCTGAGTCCACGGCCAAGAGGCCCCGCACCACCATCACGGCCAAGCAGCTGGAGACCCTCAAAAACGCTTACAACAACTCGCCCAAGCCGGCACGGCACGTCCGGGAGCAGCTCTCGTCGGAGACCGGGCTGGACATGCGGGTGGTGCAG GTCTGGTTCCAGAACCGCAGGGCCAAggagaaaaggctgaagaaggACGCGGGGAGGCAGCGGTGGGGTCAGTACTTCAGGAACATGAAGCGATCCCGAGGGACCTCCAAGTCCGACAAGGACAGCATCCAGGAGGAGGGCCCCGACAGCGATGCCGAGGTCTCCTTCACAG ACGAGCCCTCTATGTCCGAAATGAGCCATTCCAATGGGATTTACAGCAATCTCAATGAAGCGTCCCCTGCTCTGGGGAGACAGGCTGGGACCAACGGGAGCTTTGCTCTGGATCACAGCGGCATCCCAGCTCAGGACCAGTACCACGACCTGCGATCCAACAGCCCCTACGGGATACCCCAGTCACCGGCTTCCTTGCAAGCGCTGCCTGGCCACCAGCCTTTAATCTCCAGCTTGGTTTATCCAGACAACGGCTTGGGCATCATGGGACAAAGCGGACAAGGGGTGCCCCAATCCATGAGGGTCTTGGCTGGGAATGGACCCAGCTCTGACCTCTCCACCGGCAGCAGTGGGGGATACCCCGATTTCCCTGCCAGCCCGGCTTCTTGGCTGGATGAAGTCGACCACGCTCAGTTTTGA